The Salinispora tropica CNB-440 genome has a window encoding:
- a CDS encoding alkaline phosphatase D family protein has translation MTNTLDRRTLLRVAGASAGTAVFASTVLAGPAGATGSAFRHGVASGDPLPDGILLWTRLTPTEDSQPGSGVGPEATVTWQVATDPDFATLAAQGTLVTSPDRDHTVKVPVSGLAPATTYWFRFGYADAWSPTGRTMTAPEADADIDRIRLGVVSCSNWEAGYFAAYRHLAERGDLNLVVHLGDYLYEYGTGEFPAGDTVVRSVQPAHETLTLQDYRVRHALYKSDPDLQALHASVPWAITWDDHEVANDQWSGGAENHTPGTEGSFSDRVAQARQAYAEWMPVRTGADGAIYRRLRFGRLADLSMLDLRTYRSEQASGLAIDDPERTITGEAQMAWLKAGLATSDAQWKLVGNPVMISRLDVGALPSWLLGPLGTLLGIPQNGAVLNADQWDGYNADRNELIDHLLATDTRDVVFLTGDIHTSWANELTTQSTGLTNPAAAEFVVPSVTSDNINDFLGLQEGNVLSDLASGLIRSTNPHVRWTELDGHGYGVLEVTPQQCRMDWFHLVDRTQSSTGSRFVTGWSVTAGSARLRRESAPLS, from the coding sequence ATGACGAACACCCTCGACCGTCGTACCCTCCTGCGTGTCGCCGGCGCCTCCGCCGGCACAGCCGTCTTCGCCAGCACCGTCCTCGCCGGACCGGCCGGGGCTACCGGTAGCGCCTTCCGGCACGGCGTCGCCTCCGGTGACCCGTTGCCCGATGGGATCCTGCTCTGGACCCGGCTCACCCCGACCGAGGACTCCCAGCCCGGTTCGGGAGTCGGCCCGGAGGCGACGGTGACCTGGCAGGTGGCCACCGACCCGGATTTCGCGACACTCGCGGCACAGGGCACCCTCGTCACCAGCCCGGACCGGGATCACACGGTCAAGGTTCCCGTCAGCGGGCTAGCGCCAGCCACCACGTACTGGTTCCGCTTCGGCTACGCCGACGCCTGGTCACCCACCGGCCGGACGATGACCGCGCCGGAGGCGGACGCTGACATCGACCGAATCCGACTGGGTGTGGTGTCCTGTTCGAACTGGGAGGCGGGCTACTTCGCCGCCTACCGGCACCTCGCCGAGCGCGGCGACCTGAATCTCGTGGTGCACCTCGGCGACTACCTCTACGAGTACGGCACCGGAGAGTTCCCCGCCGGGGACACCGTGGTGCGGTCAGTCCAACCGGCGCACGAAACGCTGACCCTGCAGGACTACCGCGTCCGACACGCGCTCTACAAGAGCGATCCCGATCTGCAGGCCCTGCACGCGTCGGTGCCGTGGGCAATCACCTGGGACGACCACGAGGTCGCCAACGACCAGTGGTCGGGCGGTGCGGAGAACCACACTCCCGGCACCGAGGGCAGCTTCAGCGATCGGGTGGCGCAAGCACGCCAGGCCTACGCGGAGTGGATGCCGGTGCGCACCGGGGCGGACGGCGCGATCTATCGGCGGTTGCGCTTCGGCCGGCTCGCCGACCTGTCCATGTTGGACCTGCGGACGTACCGCTCCGAACAGGCATCCGGTCTGGCCATTGACGACCCGGAGCGGACGATCACCGGCGAGGCGCAGATGGCCTGGCTGAAGGCGGGCCTGGCTACCTCGGACGCCCAGTGGAAGCTGGTCGGCAACCCCGTCATGATCTCCCGGCTGGATGTGGGTGCCCTTCCCTCCTGGCTGCTCGGGCCGCTGGGCACGTTGCTCGGCATTCCGCAGAACGGCGCGGTGCTCAACGCCGACCAGTGGGACGGCTACAACGCCGACCGCAACGAGCTGATTGACCACCTGTTGGCGACTGACACCCGGGATGTGGTCTTCCTGACCGGCGACATCCACACCTCGTGGGCGAACGAGCTGACCACGCAGTCGACCGGGCTGACCAACCCAGCTGCTGCGGAGTTCGTGGTGCCGTCGGTGACCAGTGACAACATCAACGACTTCCTGGGGCTGCAGGAAGGCAACGTACTCAGTGATCTCGCGTCGGGCCTGATCCGCTCAACCAACCCGCACGTGCGCTGGACCGAGTTGGACGGGCACGGCTACGGGGTGCTGGAGGTGACGCCGCAGCAGTGCCGGATGGACTGGTTCCACCTGGTCGACCGGACCCAGAGCAGCACCGGCAGCCGCTTTGTGACGGGCTGGTCGGTGACCGCCGGCTCGGCACGGCTACGCCGGGAGAGCGCGCCGCTGAGCTGA